A stretch of the Capsicum annuum cultivar UCD-10X-F1 chromosome 8, UCD10Xv1.1, whole genome shotgun sequence genome encodes the following:
- the LOC107857205 gene encoding uncharacterized protein LOC107857205, which produces MSKHDKSNVLRVVICGLVLYMCTVIFLNRFPSSDHLFSTCQTIKSSNNNVAETNISHLVFGLMGNEKAWHHRKHYVEAWWRPNVTRGHLFLDVPPIGDDLLPWSLNSPPYRISEDVPKLLKETGHDDARVLRIVHGIMEVVREAREDKVRWVIMGDDDSVFFVDNMVDILAQYDHNKYYYLGGHSEFILSNYWYSFNQGFGGAGIILSYPLAKAFANNVMSCLKRYAHLKSSDRTIMLCVADLGVNLSPLQGIHQIDLRRDISGFLSYHPKSLLVSLHHYDMVNPIFPSMNRAQSGFHLQNVAKYDQSRMLQQTICHHRSQSWTFSVSWGYSVHIYETIMPRSWIQRPIETFQKWQRSPRPPHYMFDTRNPSWHPCEAPHVFFLKSVEKMQSGEIVTTYTRGWPRGIGACSSSGNYSAEYVSEIQVYSSATKRIQIDRCECCDVTHETGSNKADIKYRECKIDEIIA; this is translated from the exons ATGTCTAAACATGACAAATCCAATGTCCTTAGGGTGGTAATTTGTGGATTAGTCCTTTACATGTGCACAGTTATCTTTCTCAATCGGTTTCCATCTTCTGATCATCTTTTCTCCACTTGTCAAACAATTAAATCATCCAATAATAATGTTGCAGAAACCAACATTAGCCACCTTGTTTTTGGACTTATGGGTAATGAAAAAGCATGGCACCATAGAAAACACTATGTTGAAGCATGGTGGAGACCAAATGTTACAAGAGGACATCTTTTTCTAGACGTTCCTCCTATAGGTGACGATCTTCTCCCATGGTCCTTAAATTCACCTCCTTATAGAATATCCGAAGATGTTCCAAAACTTCTTAAGGAAACCGGACATGATGATGCAAGAGTTTTAAGAATTGTCCATGGGATTATGGAGGTAGTTAGGGAGGCACGTGAAGATAAGGTAAGATGGGTAATTATGGGGGACGATGATTCTGTATTTTTCGTGGATAATATGGTTGATATTCTTGCACAGTATGATCACAATAAGTACTATTACCTTGGAGGACATTCGGAGTTTATATTGTCGAATTATTGGTACTCATTTAATCAAGGTTTTGGTGGAGCTGGAATCATATTGAGCTATCCTTTGGCTAAAGCATTTGCGAATAATGTGATGTCTTGCTTAAAGAGATATGCTCACTTGAAATCTTCTGATAGAACAATAATGCTTTGCGTGGCTGACCTTGGGGTAAATCTTTCTCCTCTTCAGGGCATTCATCAG ATTGATCTTCGTCGTGACATATCTGGGTTTCTATCATATCATCCAAAGTCTCTATTAGTGTCCCTTCACCATTATGATATGGTTAATCCAATATTTCCCTCTATGAACCGTGCACAATCAGGTTTCCACCTCCAAAATGTTGCAAAATATGATCAATCGCGCATGTTACAGCAAACAATATGCCACCACAGATCTCAAAGTTGGACATTTTCAGTTTCTTGGGGATACTCAGTTCATATTTATGAGACAATTATGCCTAGAAGTTGGATACAAAGACCAATTGAAACATTTCAAAAATGGCAAAGAAGTCCTAGGCCACCACATTATATGTTTGATACTAGGAATCCTTCTTGGCATCCTTGTGAAGCTCCTCATGTGTTTTTCCTCAAGTCGGTTGAAAAAATGCAGAGTGGTGAAATTGTTACTACATACACTCGGGGATGGCCTCGAGGGATAGGAGCTTGTTCGTCTTCTGGAAATTATTCTGCAGAGTATGTTTCTGAAATTCAAGTTTATTCGTCAGCAACAAAACGTATACAG ATTGATAGATGTGAATGTTGCGATGTAACCCATGAGACAGGATCTAATAAGGCTGATATCAAGTATAGAGAGTGTAAGATAGATGAGATAATAGCTTGA